From Salminus brasiliensis chromosome 21, fSalBra1.hap2, whole genome shotgun sequence, a single genomic window includes:
- the dido1 gene encoding death-inducer obliterator 1 isoform X5: MPGEAAVEGPEAKGAPVRRSGRQAKRTDKLEEFLVTVKRGRAGSRRSAPPQLEGGDPPSQTPTDAETASEASFDGNAEAKAAENKGPSPGKKTRGRRKNAAAKPKGGQSGSLSDEVSSENEEEAGSEVSKEVQEVVVMGTGTEEEGEKEETVSELNPEPEAVKQDEEEKIEMESTEKPAEESANKRPSRSPARGAGKEPTPAKREFKPKSGAKSRKDKAEEEDDEDESSSSESDNDGYDPNALYCICRQKHNKRFMICCDRCEEWFHGDCVGITEARGRLMERNGEDYVCPNCTGKKVQTSKPAPSMAGLENGKRPVPAVRKAEPNPAPVSQPTTSTSTPATTPTTDEKPGEDLGIKGRIEKATNPSGKKKIKIFQPQAIVTPEGSSLPKCIGPGCERDALPDSVYCGNDCILKHAAAAMKTITTDGKEAKPKEKTKTKTQKKTTAKSAPKKNAVPERRNSRRSTESSSKAEEESSESEAHENEEDEDEEDKLAEEHPPPPAMSSWSSDHNYIAVTPEKTTPISPSVLNKASATQKDKDKEKEEQHAEEPEPEKKDPPPVEKKPPVTTASPKVSKKPPVLKSAKSAPLATPKGNTSASNVKKQPPPQNKIAKTKKPGPPPPPIPVFSSTGPPGSRIHATGALSVSKSTFTIPKKQTQSGSKESTGSGPSPTSRAPPAPIPSTSQGQPPHFKPAQPVVPALPPQPPPNNQMRSNIRRSLTDILYKRVSDSDDLSMSESEVGRLAVSIEKEMFNLYMNTDSKYKNKYRSLMFNLKDPKNKGLFYRVVGGEVSPFRLVRLSPEELLSKEISDWRKMDTSEGLDTSGRSQSGQPKSGSKQEGAPPDVDMEEAPSMSDGDVCISATSQSPCLASVADHQESNPPAAAQGSGLAGKSSVVPDILSSMLKDTTAEHRAHLFDLNCKICTGQKSADEEPAAKKPKMSIPKKQDLPEKSKAEQRPPKVPGAQDSSTASYSGSEAPMPYSQSVMEDPSSVLPVVQPPAAVPAVSSVTITRRDPRTAGHRSSAPLPQTGPDLGMPTGAPVSLPVGVPVSVEPPVVEMKGPLPMPPPAPISLPKSIIAKPVSSTDTRHYGASTSSVSEPPPEGETALFLSGQEMMWKGFINMHTVAKFVTKAYMVSGSFEHLKEDLPDTIHIGGRISPHTVWDYVGKLKTSLSKELCLIRFHPATEEEEVAYVSLFSYFSSRERFGVVANSNKRIKDLYLIPLSSKDPLPDKLLPFDGPGLEPARPNLLLGLLICQKDKKRSGAPLESEEKRSKTLRDDETGLPKPIAVSKTDKVVRTSLESMSTTPPGTPPPLSSSESSLGQLAVASSVFSILSSVKAPIVTAVGSNSPSTTTTSAVPAPNATPLQTILKTLFGKKKQDSEASQSPSDQGSADVSVPLLDPIVQQFGVTRGKKVDEEVDDRPYDPEEEYDPSVGYGTDKPSDPIIPTTTKQPDIIAGVVDDVAYDPEDDSIFEEVKVDPSSKKQLDEQGDLQNRQQPDASMPQPAKSLLANSQLLQLGKKVEELVSKTSANPVINQRRDPRQSRDPRQTAASRKPTSDSAEKEDSSDIISDVTTSTTTTSNSTPADEAGATTTAEKPSLDLAAILDTLTSQQPKVLDIPIQLPSVDAKEEPCAATEAPSENDAEPLPSDTPQETSKPEEEAKSEEVPFLGTDSTEISIPLLGEKIDPELVESCMDTESKPNPEAKDGPIESGSASFEDVWPNSASILKAEPIAAVEEPVESTATTYYNISTISTSLTSVGASQDVTQVNSSYMDSHGSHVQHITSSNSQNEYLGPADIPPPMSFPLSVGPPPMLGPPPMAVPPPMRIPHPMSGPLPMQGPPTMQIPPPLQGPPPTHREAELSPYPPPAPYPPYQNQWGSGAQFDASRGPRPPIITPRGPLPPMPPVGQRGPPPQMFSSNIPPQSHVGPRGPPPGPLPSAAPPPTFEGQRFNGPPLPFNFTGPRGPPPPFTGPPPGPFDSRAPPPSHFSGPRGPPPIHNIGEHGPPSNMARGPGDQYDNDGGSSYQQGMEQPQAQTTSHNYRENQGPSHGPAFRGPPPNHFEGRRGPSGSVGDLSGHRFPPPNQFRGSPQHRGSFDEPRGGLSQEFERPRGPAPQPFGGPRGPPPGHYSDNDAGGRYHFDDHANDIRPIRGPLLPTPPDGPIPIPARLGAHSPESHRDDHWRRHSPEMRRRSSSTRDGSEPQDRSSRFDSGSRDRDGPSRLSEERQRDLSEDRRRDRDRDRDGSHGGRPWGWNRDREWDRGRDRERERDRSRDRERERDRSRDRERERDRSRDRERETDRSRDRERERDRSRDRDKDHDRSREKERDRSKERDRSKGKDTDRHREGDGDKRRERDRERDRDRDRERERERERDRGRERESDRKDHDRDRAKGRDRDRDRDRDRDSRDKRRERSRSRERDRGKDRDRRERDRDRDRDRDKEREKDRDRRERSRSKDRKEEKKEKSEASKDVERPSETETTS, from the exons ATGCCTGGAGAGGCGGCAGTGGAAGGCCCTGAGGCCAAGGGTGCCCCTGTGCGCCGCAGCGGCCGGCAGGCCAAGCGCACAGACAAACTTGAGGAGTTCCTGGTGACAGTGAAACGAGGAAGGGCAGGAAGTAGACGGAGTGCTCCCCCTCAGCTGGAAGGTGGGGAtcccccttcccagactccgaCGGACGCCGAGACTGCTTCAGAAGCCAGCTTTGATGGGAATGCAGAAGCTAAAGCAGCAGAGAACAAAGGACCCTCGCCAGGAAAGAAGACTAGAGGTCGGAGAAAAAATGCAGCAGCCAAGCCCAAAGGTGGCCAAAGTGGGTCGCTCAGCGATGAGGTCAGCTCTGAAAATGAAGAGGAGGCTGGCAGCGAAGTTTCAAAGGAGGTGCAAGAAGTAGTTGTAATGGGGACAGGCACAGAAGAAGAAGGCGAGAAGGAGGAGACGGTGAGTGAATTGAATCCAGAGCCAGAGGCTGTGAAGCAAGATGAAGAGGAGAAGATTGAGATGGAGAGCACAGAGAAGCCTGCAGAGGAATCTGCTAATAAACGACCATCCAGAAGCCCTGCTAGAGGTGCTGGTAAGGAACCTACTCCTGCTAAGAGAGAATTTAAGCCTAAATCAGGTGCGAAGTCCCGCAAGGACAAAGCTGAAGAAGAGGATGACGAAGACGAGTCGTCGTCCAGCGAGTCTGATAATGATGGCTATGACCCCAATGCACTCTATTGcatctgcagacagaaacacaacaaaag GTTCATGATTTGCTGTGACCGCTGTGAGGAATGGTTCCATGGAGATTGCGTGGGTATTACGGAGGCGCGTGGCCGTCTCATGGAGCGCAATGGTGAGGACTACGTTTGTCCCAACTGCACTGGGAAGAAAGTTCAAACGTCCAAGCCTGCTCCATCTATGGCAGGACTCGAAAATGGGAAGCGACCTGTCCCTGCTGTTCGCAAAGCAGAGCCCAACCCAGCACCTGTTAGCCAACCCACCACATCAACCTCCACTCctgctactactcctactacagACGAGAAACCAGGGGAAGACCTGGGAATTAAGGGAAGGATAGAGAAGGCCACCAACCCAAGCggcaaaaagaaaataaagattttCCAGCCG CAGGCAATCGTGACCCCAGAGGGATCCTCTCTGCCTAAGTGCATTGGTCCTGGCTGCGAGAGGGATGCTCTGCCTGACTCTGTCTACTGTGGAAATGACTGCATCCTCAAACACGCTGCCGCCGCCATGAAGACCATCACGACGGATGGCAAGGAGGCAAAGCCCAAGGAGAAGACCAAGAccaaaacacagaaaaagacTACAGCTAAATCAGCACCCAAG AAGAATGCGGTCCCCGAGCGGAGGAACAGCAGGAGGTCCACTGAGTCGTCCAGCAAAGCTGAAGAGGAGTCATCTGAGTCAGAGGCCCATGAAAAtgaagaggatgaggatgaagaagacaaaCTTGCTGAGGAACATCCACCACCTCCAGCCATGTCATCCTGGTCCAGCGACCATAATTACATTGCAGTAACGCCAGAAAAGACTACACCCATATCACCATCTGTGTTAAACAAAGCGT cAGCTACCCAGAAGGATAAGgataaagaaaaagaggagCAACATGCAGAGGAGCCAGAACCAGAAAAGAAGGATCCACCTCCTGTTGAGAAGAAACCCCCGGTTACAACAGCGTCCCCCAAAGTAAGCAAGAAACCCCCAGTACTGAAGTCAGCCAAGTCTGCTCCTCTGGCCACACCCAAAGGCAACACTTCTGCAAGCAATGTGAAAAAGCAACCTCCACCACAAAACAAAATTGCTAAAACCAAGAAACCGGGACCACCCCCTCCACCCATCCCCGTCTTCTCTTCCACTGGCCCACCTGGATCACGGATCCATGCCACTGGAGCCCTGAGTGTGAGCAAGAGCACCTTCACCATCCCAAAAAAGCAGACACAGAGTGGGTCTAAAGAGTCCACAGGCTCTGGTCCTTCTCCCACATCCAGGGCACCTCCTGCGCCAATACCCTCTACGTCCCAAGGTCAGCCACCTCACTTTAAACCTGCCCAACCTGTAGTACCTGCGCTCCCTCCGCAACCACCTCCGAACAACCAGATGAGATCCAACATCCGACGCTCGCTCACTGACATTCTCTACAAGAG GGTGAGTGACAGTGATGATCTCTCAATGTCTGAGAGTGAGGTGGGCAGGCTGGCTGTCAGCATTGAGAAAGAGATGTTTAATCTCTATATGAACACGGACAGCAAGTACAAGAACAAGTACAGATCCCTCATGTTCAATCTGAAAGACCCCAAAAATAAG GGCCTCTTCTATCGTGTGGTTGGTGGAGAGGTCAGTCCATTTCGACTTGTGAGACTGAGCCCTGAAGAGTTGCTCTCCAAAGAGATTTCTGATTGGAGGAAAATGGATACCTCTGAG GGTCTGGATACTAGTGGAAGATCTCAGTCGGGACAGCCCAAATCTGGATCCAAGCAGGAAGGAGCCCCTCCTGATGTGGACATGGAAGAAGCTCCTTCTATGTCTGATGGAGATGTATGTATCTCTGCTACTTCCCAATCTCCCTGCTTGGCTTCTGTGGCA GATCATCAGGAGTCAAAtcctcctgctgctgcccaGGGCTCAGGTCTGGCAGGAAAGAGCAGTGTGGTGCCAGACATCTTGAGCAGTATGCTAAAGGACACCACAGCAGAACACAGGGCTCACCTGTTTGATCTCAACTGCAAGATTTGCACAG GTCAGAAGTCTGCGGACGAAGAACCAGCAGCCAAAAAGCCCAAGATGTCTATTCCAAAAAAACAAGACCTTCCTGAAAAGTCAAAAGCAGAGCAACGGCCACCCAAGGTGCCTGGAGCACAAGACTCATCTACAGCCTCTTACTCTGGCAGTGAAGCCCCTATGCCTTACTCACAGAGTGTCATGGAGGACCCAAGCAGCGTGTTACCCGTTGTTCAGCCCCCGGCAGCAGTTCCTGCTGTTTCCTCAGTCACTATAACCCGCAGAGACCCCCGTACTGCCGGTCACCGCTCTTCTGCACCTTTGCCTCAGACAGGTCCTGATCTAGGGATGCCTACTGGTGCACCAGTCAGTCTACCTGTTGGAGTCCCCGTGTCCGTTGAACCTCCTGTGGTGGAGATGAAGGGTCCCTTGCCCATGCCACCTCCAGCTCCAATTTCTTTACCCAAATCCATAATTGCAAAGCCGGTCTCTTCCACGGATACCAGGCACTATGGGGCCAGCACATCCAG TGTATCTGAGCCCCCTCCAGAAGGCGAGACTGCTCTGTTCCTCTCAGGACAGGAGATGATGTGGAAAGGATTCATTAACATGCACACTGTTGCCAAGTTTGTTACAAAGGCCTACATGGTGTCTGGGTCTTTCGAGCATCTCAAGGAG GACTTGCCTGACACCATCCACATTGGTGGTAGGATATCACCCCACACAGTGTGGGACTACGTGGGCAAACTGAAGACTTCACTCTCAAAA GAGCTGTGTCTTATTCGTTTTCATCCAGCGACCGAAGAGGAAGAAGTTGCCTATGTGTCCCTGTTTTCGTATTTCAGCAGCCGCGAGCGTTTCGGCGTGGTGGCTAATAGCAACAAGCGCATCAAAGACCTCTACCTCATCCCACTGAGCTCAAAGGACCCATTGCCTGATAAACTTTTACCTTTTGATGGGCCAG GACTGGAACCAGCTCGTCCCAATCTTCTCCTTGGGCTTTTAATTTGTCAGAAAGACAAAAAGCGTTCTGGAGCCCCCTTAGAAAGCGAGGAAAAACGTTCCAAAACTCTACGAGATGATGAGACTGGTCTTCCAAAACCTATTGCCGTTAGCAAAACTGACAAAGTTGTGCGAACCAGTCTGGAATCTATGAGCACGACGCCTCCGGGAACGCCACCACCcctcagcagctcagagtcttcATTAGGTCAGCTTGCAGTAGCATCATCTGTGTTCTCTATTTTGTCCTCTGTTAAGGCACCTATTGTCACCGCAGTAGGCAGTAATTCCCCATCAACTACCACTACATCAGCAGTACCTGCCCCCAATGCCACCCCACTTCAGACCATCCTGAAGACGCTGTTTGGTAAGAAAAAGCAAGATTCTGAAGCTTCTCAGTCACCATCAGACCAGGGCTCAGCAGATGTTTCAGTCCCTCTGTTGGATCCAATAGTACAGCAATTTGGAGTTACCAGAGGTAAAAAAGTAGATGAAGAAGTAGATGATAGACCCTACGACCCTGAGGAAGAGTATGATCCCAGTGTTGGCTATGGTACAGATAAGCCCAGTGATCCTATAATACCTACCACAACCAAGCAGCCGGATATtatagctggtgtggtggatgACGTTGCCTACGACCCTGAAGATGACTCAATTTTTGAGGAGGTTAAAGTTGATCCAAGTTCCAAGAAGCAGTTAGACGAGCAAGGAGATTTACAGAACCGGCAGCAACCTGATGCATCAATGCCCCAGCCTGCTAAATCTCTCCTAGCCAACAGTCAACTGCTTCAGCTTGGCAAAAAGGTGGAAGAGTTGGTTTCAAAAACTTCAGCTAACCCAGTGATTAATCAGAGAAGGGATCCAAGGCAGAGCAGGGACCCCAGACAGACAGCTGCCAGTCGGAAGCCAACCTCTGATTCAGCAGAAAAGGAGGACTCCTCTGACATCATTTCTGAtgttactacttctactacGACTACTAGTAATAGTACTCCTGCAGATGAAGCTGGTGCaactacaacagcagaaaagCCTTCACTTGATCTTGCTGCAATCCTAGACACGTTAACGTCACAGCAACCTAAAGTCTTAGACATTCCCATACAGCTGCCTTCTGTGGATGCAAAAGAAGAACCCTGTGCAGCCACAGAAGCACCATCAGAAAATGATGCTGAACCATTGCCATCTGATACTCCGCAAGAGACGTCCAAGCCGGAAGAGGAGGCAAAAAGTGAGGAGGTACCTTTTCTAGGTACAGATAGCACAGAAATTTCCATTCCACTTCTAGGCGAGAAGATAGACCCTGAATTGGTAGAAAGTTGCATGGATACAGAAAGTAAACCAAATCCTGAAGCGAAGGATGGTCCTATTGAATCAGGAAGTGCAAGTTTTGAAGATGTTTGGCCAAATTCTGCCAGTATTCTAAAAGCAGAACCTATCGCTGCTGTTGAGGAGCCAGTTGAATCTACTGCAACAACATATTACAATATCTCAACAATCAGCACCTCATTGACATCTGTTGGCGCGTCACAAGATGTCACTCAGGTGAATTCATCCTACATGGATTCCCATGGTTCTCACGTTCAACACATCACCTCATCAAACTCTCAAAATGAATATCTTGGCCCAGCGGACATTCCACCTCCAATGTCTTTTCCACTGTCGGTTGGACCTCCACCCATGCTTGGTCCACCACCAATGGCCGTTCCACCACCCATGCGTATTCCTCATCCAATGTCGGGGCCACTTCCAATGCAGGGTCCTCCTACAATGCAGATTCCTCCACCACTGCAAGGCCCACCCCCAACTCACAGAGAAGCTGAGCTGTCTCCGTATCCACCGCCTGCCCCATATCCACCTTATCAAAATCAGTGGGGAAGTGGTGCTCAGTTTGATGCTTCAAGAGGACCACGTCCACCAATTATTACACCTAGGGGACCCCTTCCACCAATGCCACCAGTGGGGCAGAGAGGACCTCCACCTCAAATGTTCAGTAGTAACATCCCACCGCAGTCTCATGTGGGGCCACGAGGCCCACCTCCTGGTCCTCTGCCCTCTGCTGCACCACCCCCAACTTTTGAAGGACAAAGATTTAATGGCCCTCCACTGCCTTTCAACTTCACAGGACCCAGGGGCCCACCTCCACCATTTACAGGTCCTCCTCCTGGCCCCTTTGATAGCAGAGCACCACCACCGTCTCATTTCTCTGGGCCAAGAGGCCCACCTCCAATTCACAACATCGGGGAGCATGGACCACCATCTAACATGGCAAGAGGACCTGGTGATCAGTATGATAATGATGGTGGGAGTTCCTATCAGCAGGGAATGGAGCAGCCCCAAGCCCAAACAACCTCCCACAATTACAGAGAAAATCAAGGTCCCTCACATGGGCCTGCCTTTAGAGGGCCTCCACCAAACCACTTTGAAGGACGAAGAGGCCCCTCTGGTTCAGTAGGGGACTTGTCAGGGCACAGATTCCCTCCTCCAAACCAGTTCCGTGGCTCACCGCAACATAGAGGATCTTTTGATGAACCAAGAGGAGGGTTAAGCCAAGAGTTCGAAAGACCCAGAGGACCTGCGCCTCAGCCGTTTGGTGGGCCTAGAGGTCCTCCACCAGGACACTATTCTGATAATGATGCAGGAGGACGCTACCACTTTGATGACCATGCAAATGACATTAGACCTATACGAGGGCCTCTGTTACCTACGCCTCCTGATGGCCCCATCCCAATACCTGCTCGTTTGGGTGCGCACAGCCCAGAATCCCACCGTGATGACCACTGGAGAAGACACTCCCCTGAAATGAGGAGACGTAGCAGCTCCACTAGAGATGGCTCTGAACCTCAAGACCGGTCGAGTAGGTTTGACAGTGGCTCCCGTGACCGAGATGGTCCATCCAGGCTGTCtgaagaaaggcagagagaTTTGTCAGAGGACCGGAGGAGAGACCGAGACCGAGATCGGGACGGTTCACATGGGGGCAGGCCTTGGGGCTGGAATAGAGATCGTGAATGGGATCGTGGCAGGGATCGCGAGCGTGAAAGAGACCGCAGCCGGGACCGGGAACGAGAGAGGGACCGCAGCCGGGACCGGGAACGAGAGAGGGACCGCAGCCGGGACCGGGAACGAGAGACGGACCGCAGCCGGGACAGAGAACGAGAAAGGGACCGCAGCAGGGACCGAGACAAGGATCACGACCGCAGCcgggaaaaggagagagaccGCAGCAAGGAAAGAGATCGCAGTAAAGGCAAGGACACTGATCGACACCGAGAAGGTGATGGAGACAAAAGAAGGGAGAGGGATCGAGAGAGGGACCGGGATCGGGACCGAGAACGAgaacgagagcgagagcgagaccGTGGCAGGGAGAGAGAATCGGACAGGAAAGACCATGACCGAGACCGGGCAAAGGGCAGAGATCGTGATAGAGACCGTGACCGAGACAGAGACAGTAGGGACAAAAGACGAGAACGCTCAAGAAGCCGCGAACGAGACCGTGGAAAGGACCGGGACCGACGTGAGCGGGACCGGGATCGCGACCGCGACCGGGataaagagagggaaaaagacCGAGATAGGAGGGAGAGGAGCAGAAGCAAGgacagaaaagaggagaaaaaagaaaaatcagaaGCTTCAAAGGACGTCGAGAGACCTTCTGAGACTGAAACCACTTCCTAA